CGGAAATAGTCAGGATCCGAAACGCGCGGCCTGTGCGAAAGTGCGAAGTGATTTCAATTTTCATCCATCGAGCACTGACGCCAGCATCCGCAGCTATTCGTGCTTTTTCTGTGGACTCAGGGTTTCTCCAGCAATTATGCCAACTCCTGATGGGTCCTTTGCCCCGTCGGCCATTGATCACCGAGAATCTTTAATGTGCCCATGCTCAGTCCTATGCGTTCCCGCGCTAGCTTCAGTTGCTGGCCCTGGAAGATAACTTAATTAGTAAGCCGATGCCTACAGATGCCTGCCCCCAAGACGAGGAAGCAGACATACGCAACGCTTGCCTTATGGATGACAGCGGGAGGCGCGGGGGTCATAGCATTACAACGAAGATGTTCTGACCGGGACTTGTGTGCAAGCCAGCGATACCCTACTCATTGACCGCGGGATTGACGATGAGAGGCCGCGTGCGGCGTCATTGACTGAGGGATGATAACCAAGTTTATTGTCGAAAAGGTTTCGAGACACCGTTGTTACACGGAGGAGACGGAACTTGTATAGGGCGTGCGAAGTGACAGCACATTTCTTGGCAAGATATGGATCGGGCAGGCTATCCGTAGCCATAGAAGGAGTAATGCCCCACGTGATGTGTTTGGCCAATAACATTTAGAGAAGGCGGTgaacatcatcctcatcagcgCGGAATCAATAGCATCCATATCCCCTTGTCATCCTTGCAGCTCACTCCATCCCTACGTCGCGAAACGGAGTATATCCCCGTGAGTACCCATCCCTCCGTTTGTCCATTGATCCGCCGCTCATGGAGTATCCGATATTTCAAAAGGTTGACTGCTTGCCCGTGATTATTTGCAAAACCTGCCAACACGGTGTTTCGCCGAATAAGATTGTAAGCCATTTGAAAAACCATGTCCACCGGAAGCCACACGCGGAGGCCGTCCAGATTCAGAAAGCGATTCAGCACTGGGATGGGATCGCCCAAAATGCTCAGGAGGCCATCATCCCCGACCAGATCGATGAGCCAGTGCCCGGATTGCCTACATACCCCGATGGATTGATGTGCCGTCGCGATTACCCCGGATGCCGGTATATTGAACGGTCGATCAATGGTATGCGATGGCATTGGCGCAAGGTTCATGGCTGGTCGCCCTACGGCCGTGGTGGTTATGTTCTTCGTGCACAACGGATCCAGAGTGAGGCTGAGCTGAGGCAGTCATATACCGTGGTGACCTGTCAGCAGATCTTCCCGTCGCGCAAAAGTTCCCACTACATCCATGTACGAGGAGGCGAGAGGGAGCCACATATTCCTGTTTCTACAGACCAGGTGGACCTGGCGATCGAGGCCGTACAGAAGGCAGTCGAGCAGGCGCAGGCTCGGGCTGGCCCGATTGTCGAGGCGGATGACATCCGCGATG
This window of the Aspergillus oryzae RIB40 DNA, chromosome 8 genome carries:
- a CDS encoding uncharacterized protein (predicted protein), which gives rise to MRWHWRKVHGWSPYGRGGYVLRAQRIQSEAELRQSYTVVTCQQIFPSRKSSHYIHVRGGEREPHIPVSTDQVDLAIEAVQKAVEQAQARAGPIVEADDIRDANLWLRMTGWTRYLQDIPFSALYASVETPVTRQ